A section of the Clostridium felsineum DSM 794 genome encodes:
- the ftsH gene encoding ATP-dependent zinc metalloprotease FtsH, translating into MKKISSATVWIVVFVVVVFTILMLVQGGKATNTVSFDQFQKQYVQNNVKSFEMKDDKMTVDGKYKDGSSFETIVPLERLNQFLADHPSNGDIGESYAAPANIPVWISWMPTIIMILAMVVILVLFMQQTQGGAGKGVMGFGKSRAKMSSPDDLKQKVTFNDVAGADEEKGELEEIVDFLKQPKRYIEMGARIPKGVLLVGPPGTGKTLLAKAVSGEAGVPFFSISGSDFVEMFVGVGASRVRDLFEQAKKNSPCIIFIDEIDAVGRQRGAGLGGGHDEREQTLNQLLVEMDGFGVNEGIIILAATNRPDILDHALLRPGRFDRQILVGAPDVKGREEILKVHSKNKHLDDSIHLDVLAKRTPGFTGADLENLMNEAALLAVRNQKSMIGMEELEEATTRVIAGPEKKSRVISEEDRKITAYHEAGHAVLMELLPNSDPVHQISIVPRGMAGGYTMHLPEKDSSYMSKNKLKDEMVGLLGGRIAEKLVIGDISTGAKNDIDRATSIARKMVMEYGMSDKIGTITFGKEQDEVFLGRDLGTSRNFSEEIAAKIDSEVKGLIDEAYVKAENMLTDNMSKLHAVAQALLEKEKLEADEFKEVFQNA; encoded by the coding sequence TTGAAAAAAATTTCTAGTGCTACGGTCTGGATTGTAGTGTTCGTAGTAGTAGTTTTCACTATTTTAATGTTAGTTCAAGGTGGTAAAGCTACTAATACTGTAAGCTTTGATCAATTTCAAAAGCAGTATGTTCAAAATAATGTAAAAAGTTTTGAAATGAAAGACGATAAAATGACAGTTGATGGTAAGTATAAAGATGGTTCATCTTTTGAAACCATTGTACCTTTAGAGAGACTTAATCAATTTCTTGCGGATCACCCTAGTAATGGTGATATAGGTGAATCTTATGCAGCACCAGCTAATATACCAGTTTGGATAAGTTGGATGCCAACTATAATAATGATTTTAGCTATGGTTGTGATATTAGTATTGTTCATGCAACAAACACAAGGTGGTGCAGGAAAAGGCGTTATGGGCTTTGGAAAAAGCAGAGCAAAGATGTCTTCACCTGATGATTTGAAGCAAAAAGTTACGTTTAATGACGTTGCTGGAGCTGATGAAGAAAAAGGTGAATTAGAAGAAATTGTTGACTTCTTAAAGCAACCTAAAAGATATATTGAAATGGGAGCTAGAATACCAAAGGGAGTTCTTCTCGTTGGACCTCCAGGAACAGGTAAGACTCTTTTGGCTAAAGCTGTTTCAGGTGAAGCGGGTGTTCCATTTTTTAGTATATCAGGTTCTGATTTTGTTGAAATGTTTGTTGGTGTAGGAGCATCTAGGGTAAGAGACTTGTTTGAGCAAGCTAAAAAGAATTCCCCATGTATAATCTTCATAGATGAAATAGATGCTGTTGGAAGACAAAGAGGAGCAGGATTAGGTGGAGGACATGATGAAAGAGAACAAACTCTTAATCAACTCCTTGTTGAAATGGATGGTTTTGGTGTAAATGAGGGTATAATAATACTCGCAGCTACAAATAGACCAGACATATTAGATCATGCGCTTTTAAGACCAGGTAGATTTGATAGACAAATTTTAGTTGGTGCTCCAGATGTTAAGGGAAGAGAAGAAATTCTTAAAGTTCATTCTAAAAATAAACATTTGGATGATTCTATACATCTTGATGTTTTAGCAAAGAGAACGCCTGGTTTTACTGGTGCTGATCTTGAGAATTTAATGAATGAAGCTGCTCTTTTAGCTGTAAGAAACCAAAAGAGTATGATAGGAATGGAAGAACTTGAAGAAGCAACTACAAGAGTTATTGCAGGACCAGAAAAGAAGAGTAGAGTAATAAGTGAAGAAGATAGAAAAATCACAGCTTATCATGAAGCCGGTCATGCGGTATTAATGGAACTTTTACCTAATTCTGATCCAGTTCATCAAATTAGTATAGTTCCTAGAGGTATGGCAGGCGGATATACAATGCATCTACCTGAAAAAGATAGTTCATATATGTCTAAGAATAAGCTTAAGGATGAAATGGTTGGACTTCTTGGAGGAAGAATAGCTGAAAAATTGGTTATTGGAGATATTAGTACAGGTGCTAAAAACGATATAGATAGAGCTACCAGCATAGCTAGAAAAATGGTTATGGAATATGGAATGAGTGATAAGATAGGAACTATAACGTTTGGAAAAGAACAAGATGAAGTGTTCTTGGGAAGGGATCTTGGAACTAGTAGAAACTTCAGTGAAGAAATTGCAGCTAAAATTGATAGTGAAGTTAAAGGCTTAATTGATGAAGCTTATGTAAAAGCGGAAAACATGCTAACAGATAATATGTCAAAACTTCACGCTGTAGCTCAAGCTTTACTTGAAAAAGAGAAATTAGAGGCAGATGAATTTAAAGAAGTATTTCAAAATGCTTAA
- a CDS encoding formate--tetrahydrofolate ligase → MKTDIEIAQEAKMERISKIAEGIGLGEDDIDLYGKYKCKISLDVLKKNQDKKDGKLVLVTAINPTPAGEGKSTVTVGLGEALCKMDKNTVIALREPSLGPVFGIKGGAAGGGYAQVVPMEDINLHFTGDMHAITSANNLLCAAIDNHIHQGNNLRIDQRRIVFKRVMDMNDRALRNIVVGLGGKVNGFPREDGFMITVASEIMAILCLANSLMDLKERMGKILVAYDLDGNPVYCKDLNVQGAMAMLMKDAMKPNLVQTLENTPAIIHGGPFANIAHGCNSILATKMALKLGDYVITEAGFGADLGAEKFLDIKCRYGGLNPDCVVLVATIRALKHHGGAAKEDLNKPDAKVLEKGLSNLGKQIENIKKYGVPVVVAINKFITDSDEEIKCIEEYCAKEGVKVSLTEVWEKGGEGGIDLAKKVLDTLENEKSNFKYLYDEKLSIKEKMDIIAKEIYGANGVQYTPQANKQIKEIEKFNLDKLPICVAKTQYSLSDNPALLGRPSDFTINVKEVRVSNGAGFVVVQTGNIMTMPGLPKVPAANKMDIFEDGSIVGLF, encoded by the coding sequence ATGAAAACTGATATTGAAATAGCTCAAGAAGCTAAAATGGAGCGTATATCTAAAATAGCAGAAGGAATTGGTTTAGGGGAAGATGATATTGATTTATATGGAAAGTATAAATGCAAAATATCTTTGGATGTTCTGAAAAAAAACCAAGATAAAAAAGATGGGAAATTAGTATTAGTAACAGCTATAAATCCAACGCCTGCAGGTGAAGGTAAATCAACAGTTACGGTGGGGCTTGGGGAAGCCCTATGCAAGATGGATAAAAATACAGTAATAGCCCTTAGAGAGCCTTCTCTTGGACCTGTTTTTGGAATCAAGGGAGGAGCTGCAGGAGGCGGTTATGCACAAGTAGTTCCAATGGAAGATATAAATTTGCATTTTACAGGAGATATGCATGCAATAACTTCGGCTAATAATTTACTATGTGCAGCTATAGACAATCATATTCATCAAGGAAATAATCTTAGAATAGATCAAAGAAGAATAGTATTCAAAAGAGTTATGGATATGAATGATAGAGCTCTTAGAAATATAGTAGTTGGACTTGGCGGAAAAGTAAATGGATTTCCAAGGGAAGATGGATTTATGATAACAGTTGCATCTGAAATAATGGCTATACTTTGCCTTGCAAATAGTCTTATGGATTTAAAAGAAAGAATGGGGAAAATTTTAGTTGCATATGATTTGGATGGTAATCCTGTATATTGTAAAGATCTGAACGTTCAAGGTGCGATGGCTATGCTTATGAAGGATGCAATGAAACCTAATTTAGTTCAAACACTTGAAAATACACCAGCAATAATTCATGGTGGACCGTTTGCCAATATAGCACATGGTTGTAATAGTATTTTAGCTACAAAGATGGCATTAAAGCTTGGCGATTATGTAATTACAGAGGCAGGTTTTGGAGCAGACCTTGGAGCTGAGAAATTTTTAGACATAAAATGCAGATATGGTGGTTTGAATCCAGATTGTGTAGTGCTAGTTGCAACAATAAGAGCACTTAAACATCACGGTGGTGCAGCTAAAGAAGATTTGAATAAACCTGATGCAAAAGTTCTTGAAAAAGGTTTATCGAATCTAGGAAAGCAAATTGAAAACATAAAAAAATATGGTGTTCCTGTAGTTGTCGCAATAAATAAGTTTATAACAGACAGCGATGAAGAAATAAAGTGTATTGAAGAATACTGTGCTAAAGAAGGCGTCAAGGTATCTCTTACGGAAGTTTGGGAAAAAGGTGGAGAAGGTGGAATAGATCTTGCTAAAAAAGTTCTTGATACCTTAGAAAATGAAAAGAGTAACTTTAAATATTTATATGATGAAAAGCTAAGTATAAAAGAAAAAATGGATATAATAGCAAAAGAGATATATGGAGCTAACGGAGTACAATATACGCCTCAAGCAAATAAGCAAATAAAGGAAATTGAAAAGTTTAATTTAGATAAACTTCCTATATGTGTTGCTAAAACACAATATTCATTATCAGACAATCCAGCTCTTTTAGGAAGACCATCTGATTTTACTATAAATGTTAAAGAGGTTAGAGTATCAAATGGTGCTGGTTTTGTAGTAGTTCAAACAGGAAATATTATGACTATGCCAGGACTTCCAAAAGTTCCAGCAGCAAACAAAATGGATATATTTGAAGATGGGTCTATAGTAGGTTTATTTTAA
- a CDS encoding type III pantothenate kinase — protein MILVLDVGNTNIVLGIYNDKKLTAEWRLSTDILRSADEYGVQVMNLFYHENLSPNLVEGVIISSVVPNIMYSLEHMIRKYFKITPIVVGPGIKTGINIKYDNPKEVGADRIVNAVAAHEIYKRALIIIDFGTATTFCAVRENGDYLGGAICPGIKVSSEALFEKAAKLPRVELIKPEHAICKNTISSIQSGIVYGYIGQVRYIVERMKTELQEEGEKEPLVIATGGLAKLISEEAENVDVINPFLTLEGLRIIYEKNRVKVI, from the coding sequence GTGATTTTAGTTTTAGATGTTGGCAATACTAATATAGTGTTAGGAATCTACAATGACAAAAAACTCACAGCAGAATGGAGATTATCAACTGATATATTAAGATCAGCAGATGAATATGGAGTTCAAGTGATGAATTTGTTCTATCATGAAAACCTCAGTCCTAATTTGGTAGAAGGAGTAATAATATCATCAGTTGTGCCTAATATAATGTATTCTTTAGAACATATGATAAGAAAATATTTTAAAATTACTCCAATTGTTGTTGGCCCTGGTATAAAAACAGGAATTAATATAAAATATGATAATCCTAAGGAAGTTGGAGCTGATAGAATTGTAAATGCTGTAGCAGCACATGAAATATACAAGAGGGCTCTTATTATAATAGATTTTGGAACAGCCACTACATTTTGTGCAGTTAGAGAAAATGGGGATTATCTTGGTGGAGCAATATGCCCTGGAATCAAAGTTTCTTCAGAAGCTCTTTTTGAAAAGGCAGCTAAACTTCCAAGAGTTGAACTTATAAAACCTGAGCATGCGATTTGTAAAAATACTATTTCAAGTATACAATCAGGAATTGTATATGGATATATAGGTCAAGTAAGATACATAGTTGAAAGAATGAAGACTGAACTTCAAGAAGAAGGAGAAAAAGAACCTCTTGTTATTGCAACAGGTGGTCTTGCTAAACTTATAAGCGAAGAAGCTGAAAATGTTGATGTAATAAACCCATTCTTAACTTTAGAAGGGCTTAGAATAATATATGAAAAAAATAGAGTTAAGGTGATCTAA
- the dusB gene encoding tRNA dihydrouridine synthase DusB, with protein MKVANLNLEGNVFLAPMAGVTDIIFRKICRKMGADLCFTEMVSAKALYYGSENTEELMKVSDEEKYAAVQMFGSEPDIMAKACEKFNVDDKISIIDINMGCPAPKIVKNGEGSALMKEPKLAYEIVRAVKKVANKPVTVKFRKGFDEDNINAVEFAKVIESAGADMITVHGRTRAQMYEGKADLDIIKAVKEAVSIPVIGNGDIISGESAIRMLEYTNCDGLMIARGAMGNPWIFREVKSALNSKEIIKPTPIEKINMCILHYKEAVKYYGENKAVREMRKNIAWYIKSLKNCTDVKCMVNSEESSSKVISILEDYRKNFD; from the coding sequence ATGAAAGTAGCTAATCTTAATTTAGAAGGAAATGTATTTTTAGCACCTATGGCAGGAGTAACAGATATAATATTTAGAAAGATATGTAGGAAAATGGGTGCGGACCTTTGCTTTACAGAGATGGTTAGTGCAAAAGCATTGTATTATGGTAGTGAAAATACAGAAGAACTTATGAAAGTTTCAGATGAAGAAAAATATGCTGCGGTTCAGATGTTTGGAAGTGAACCGGATATAATGGCAAAGGCTTGTGAAAAATTCAATGTAGATGATAAAATTTCTATAATAGATATAAATATGGGGTGTCCAGCACCTAAAATAGTGAAAAACGGTGAAGGATCTGCACTTATGAAAGAGCCTAAACTGGCATATGAAATAGTAAGGGCTGTAAAAAAAGTAGCTAATAAGCCTGTAACTGTAAAATTCAGAAAAGGCTTTGATGAGGATAATATTAATGCTGTTGAGTTTGCAAAAGTAATTGAATCAGCTGGAGCTGATATGATAACTGTTCATGGAAGAACAAGGGCTCAAATGTACGAGGGAAAAGCTGACTTAGACATAATAAAAGCAGTGAAGGAAGCAGTAAGTATCCCTGTAATAGGTAATGGAGATATAATATCAGGAGAATCTGCAATTAGAATGTTAGAGTACACTAATTGTGATGGATTAATGATTGCTAGAGGCGCTATGGGAAATCCATGGATATTTAGAGAAGTAAAGAGTGCTTTGAACTCAAAAGAAATCATAAAACCTACCCCCATAGAAAAAATAAATATGTGTATATTGCATTATAAGGAAGCGGTTAAATATTATGGTGAAAATAAGGCAGTACGCGAAATGAGAAAAAATATAGCCTGGTATATAAAATCACTAAAAAATTGTACAGATGTAAAATGCATGGTTAATTCAGAGGAAAGTAGCAGTAAAGTTATTAGTATTCTTGAAGATTATAGAAAAAATTTTGATTAA
- the greA gene encoding transcription elongation factor GreA, translating to MSQGKKYVITYKGVKKLEEELEYLKTTKRREITEKIKVALSFGDLSENSEYDEAKNDQAFVEGRIAQIENMLKNANVIDESDLKGDIVSVGSKVTVKDYQFDEDIEFFIVGSAEADPIENKISNESPVGSALIGKKVGDEIEVSVPDGVDKYKILAIK from the coding sequence ATGAGTCAAGGAAAAAAATATGTTATTACTTATAAAGGTGTAAAAAAATTAGAGGAAGAATTGGAATATTTAAAAACAACAAAGAGAAGGGAAATAACTGAAAAAATTAAAGTTGCTCTTTCTTTTGGTGATTTAAGTGAGAATTCCGAATATGATGAAGCTAAAAATGATCAAGCGTTTGTAGAAGGAAGAATAGCGCAAATAGAAAATATGTTAAAAAACGCTAATGTTATAGATGAAAGTGATCTTAAGGGCGACATTGTAAGTGTTGGTTCAAAGGTTACAGTAAAGGACTATCAATTTGATGAGGATATAGAGTTTTTTATTGTTGGTTCTGCAGAAGCGGATCCTATAGAAAATAAAATATCAAATGAATCGCCTGTTGGCAGTGCTCTTATTGGAAAAAAGGTAGGAGACGAGATAGAGGTTAGTGTGCCTGATGGTGTTGATAAATATAAAATATTAGCGATTAAGTAA
- the lysS gene encoding lysine--tRNA ligase produces MSNEEKQLTKEEIKARKLQAKEEAKMNDLLRERRQKLSDAQERGKDPFDVYKIERTHTSKQIVDNYDELEDKSVTVAGRLMSKRVHGKAGFSDIFDRYGKVQLYLKIDDVGEEKLKEFKTFDIGDFVVITGKVFKTKTGEITLHVTELELIAKSLKPLPEKFHGLKDPDLKYRQRYVDLIINQDVRETFMKRTAIIKAVREFLDNKDYLEVETPVLSTIASGASARPFSTHHNALDLDMHLRIATELYLKRLIVGGFEKVYEIGKDFRNEGIDVRHNPEFTMIELYEAYADYNDMMEVTENMVAYACQKVNGTTKITYEGTEIDLTPPWRRVTMVDIVKEHSGIDFSTVKTDEEAREIAKEKKLELKKELKDCTKGDILNALFEEYGEKKLIQPTFVCDYPVEISPLTKKKRGNPEYTERFEGFIYGREICNAYSELNDPIVQKDRFMQQLKERELGDDEAYQMDDDFINALEIGMPPTGGMGMGIDRLVMFLTDSPSIRDVILFPTMKPTPNN; encoded by the coding sequence ATGTCAAATGAAGAAAAGCAATTGACAAAGGAAGAAATAAAGGCAAGGAAGCTTCAAGCTAAAGAAGAAGCAAAGATGAATGATCTTTTAAGAGAAAGAAGACAAAAGCTTTCAGATGCTCAAGAGAGAGGAAAAGATCCTTTTGATGTTTATAAAATTGAAAGAACACATACATCTAAACAAATAGTTGATAACTATGATGAGTTAGAAGATAAAAGTGTAACTGTAGCAGGAAGGCTTATGTCCAAAAGAGTTCATGGAAAAGCAGGATTCTCTGATATATTTGATAGATATGGAAAAGTACAGCTTTATTTAAAAATAGATGATGTTGGAGAAGAAAAATTAAAAGAGTTTAAAACTTTTGATATAGGAGACTTTGTTGTAATAACTGGAAAAGTTTTCAAGACCAAGACAGGAGAAATTACTTTACATGTAACTGAACTTGAGCTTATTGCAAAATCTTTAAAGCCACTTCCAGAAAAATTCCACGGTCTTAAGGATCCAGATTTAAAGTATAGACAAAGATATGTAGATTTAATAATAAATCAAGATGTAAGAGAAACATTTATGAAAAGAACAGCAATTATAAAAGCTGTAAGAGAGTTCTTAGACAATAAAGATTATTTAGAAGTAGAGACTCCTGTGTTATCAACTATTGCTAGTGGTGCGTCTGCTAGGCCGTTTTCAACACATCATAATGCTCTTGACTTAGATATGCATCTAAGAATAGCTACAGAGCTTTATTTAAAAAGATTAATAGTAGGTGGATTCGAGAAGGTTTACGAAATAGGTAAAGACTTTAGAAATGAAGGAATAGACGTAAGGCATAATCCGGAGTTTACAATGATTGAATTATATGAAGCATATGCTGATTATAATGATATGATGGAAGTTACAGAAAATATGGTTGCATATGCATGTCAAAAAGTAAATGGAACTACAAAAATAACTTATGAAGGAACGGAAATAGATTTAACACCTCCATGGAGAAGAGTAACTATGGTGGATATAGTTAAAGAACATTCTGGAATAGATTTTTCTACAGTAAAGACTGATGAGGAAGCAAGGGAAATTGCTAAAGAAAAGAAATTAGAGTTAAAGAAGGAATTAAAAGATTGTACAAAAGGAGATATTCTAAACGCATTATTTGAAGAATATGGTGAAAAGAAACTTATACAGCCTACTTTTGTATGTGATTATCCTGTAGAAATTTCGCCTCTTACAAAGAAAAAGAGAGGGAATCCAGAGTACACTGAAAGATTTGAAGGATTTATATATGGTAGAGAAATATGTAATGCATATTCTGAGCTTAATGATCCTATAGTACAAAAGGATAGATTTATGCAACAGCTTAAAGAAAGAGAATTAGGCGACGATGAAGCATATCAGATGGATGATGACTTCATAAATGCACTTGAAATAGGTATGCCTCCTACAGGGGGAATGGGAATGGGTATAGATAGATTAGTAATGTTCCTTACAGATTCACCATCTATAAGAGATGTAATATTATTCCCAACGATGAAACCTACACCAAATAATTAG
- a CDS encoding glycine--tRNA ligase, with the protein MKNEKTMDKIVSLAKNRGFVFAGSEIYGGLANSWDYGPLGVELKNNVKKLWWKKFVQDSTYNVGLDCAILMNSEVWVASGHLGGFSDPLMDCKECKSRFRADKIVEDFLTEQGEEVASADGWSNEKLEGFIKENHIKCPKCGKENFTSIRKFNLMFKTFQGVTEDASSEIYLRPETAQGIFVNFKNVQRSSRKKVPFGIGQIGKAFRNEITPGNFTFRTREFEQMELEFFCKPGTDLEWFKYWKDYCWSFLMDLGINKENLRFRDHSEEELVFYSKATSDIEYKFPFGWGELWGVADRTDYDLKKHMDHSGEDMNYLDPTTNEKYVPYVIEPSLGADRVALAFLIDAYDEEELEGGDQRIVLHFNPQIAPIKAAVLPLSKKLSEKALDVYSKISSKFNVEYDETGSIGKRYRRQDEIGTPYCITVDFDTLEDEAVTIRDRDSMSQVRIKIEDLEKYLEERIK; encoded by the coding sequence ATGAAAAATGAAAAGACTATGGATAAAATAGTTTCATTAGCTAAAAATAGAGGATTTGTTTTTGCTGGATCTGAAATATACGGTGGTCTTGCAAACTCATGGGATTATGGTCCACTAGGAGTAGAATTAAAAAATAACGTAAAAAAATTATGGTGGAAAAAGTTTGTACAGGATAGTACATACAATGTAGGACTTGATTGTGCCATATTAATGAATAGTGAAGTTTGGGTTGCATCTGGTCATTTAGGTGGTTTCTCAGATCCTTTAATGGATTGTAAAGAATGTAAGTCAAGATTTAGAGCAGATAAAATTGTTGAAGATTTTTTAACAGAGCAAGGCGAAGAAGTAGCAAGTGCTGATGGTTGGTCAAATGAAAAGTTAGAAGGTTTTATAAAAGAGAATCATATTAAATGCCCTAAATGCGGAAAAGAGAATTTTACTAGCATAAGAAAATTTAATCTTATGTTTAAAACATTTCAAGGTGTAACAGAAGATGCTTCATCAGAAATTTATTTAAGGCCAGAAACTGCTCAAGGTATATTCGTTAATTTTAAAAATGTTCAAAGATCTTCAAGAAAGAAAGTTCCTTTCGGAATAGGACAGATTGGTAAAGCATTTAGAAATGAAATAACACCTGGAAATTTCACATTTAGAACAAGAGAATTTGAACAAATGGAATTAGAGTTTTTCTGCAAACCAGGAACTGATTTAGAATGGTTTAAATATTGGAAAGATTATTGCTGGAGTTTCTTAATGGATTTAGGAATTAATAAAGAAAACTTAAGATTTAGGGATCATTCAGAAGAAGAACTTGTATTTTACAGTAAAGCAACTTCCGACATAGAATATAAATTTCCGTTTGGTTGGGGAGAGCTTTGGGGAGTAGCAGATAGAACTGATTATGATCTTAAAAAGCATATGGATCATTCTGGAGAAGATATGAATTATTTAGATCCAACTACAAATGAAAAGTATGTTCCATATGTAATAGAGCCATCACTTGGTGCAGATAGAGTTGCACTCGCATTTTTAATTGATGCTTATGATGAAGAAGAACTTGAAGGTGGAGATCAAAGAATAGTATTACATTTTAATCCGCAAATAGCTCCTATTAAGGCGGCAGTTCTTCCTTTAAGTAAAAAATTATCCGAAAAAGCTTTAGATGTTTATTCGAAAATAAGTTCAAAATTCAATGTAGAGTATGATGAAACAGGAAGTATAGGCAAAAGATATAGAAGACAAGATGAAATAGGAACACCATATTGTATAACTGTTGATTTTGATACCTTAGAAGATGAGGCAGTCACTATAAGAGATAGAGATAGTATGAGTCAGGTTAGAATAAAAATTGAGGATTTAGAGAAATATTTAGAAGAAAGAATAAAATAG
- the murD gene encoding UDP-N-acetylmuramoyl-L-alanine--D-glutamate ligase, which produces MKKDFNEFISFIKNKKTAVVGMGISNRPLIHFLNKLGAEVTAFDKKTKEELGEEVINEFSNENIRLELGENYLSALQGFDVIFKTPSMRIDSEALVKAKQAGAYITSEMEEFIKYCPAKIFGVTGSDGKTTTTTLIYNILKEQGFKTWVGGNIGTPLFSKIQEVSKTDKVVLELSSFQLMTIDVSPEVAVITNLSPNHLDIHKGMEEYIAAKKNIFTHQNKNNILILNRDNKITNDMESEALGKLFKFSRNEKIVDGAYYSNEDENIYLFGDKICNKEEIKIKGMDNVENFMAAFCAVSEDVSKESMINVAKNFAGVEHRREFVRELNGVRYYNDSIASSPTRTLSGLNAYGKPVILIAGGYDKHIPFEPLAENGYDKIKVLILTGNTKYKIKETFDKVLKEKNIELPIIIVENLEDAVRQAKKIGVNGDIVTLSPACASFDMFPNFEIRGNKFKDLVNNLE; this is translated from the coding sequence ATGAAAAAAGATTTTAATGAGTTTATAAGCTTTATAAAGAATAAAAAAACTGCAGTTGTTGGAATGGGAATAAGTAATAGACCACTTATACATTTTTTGAATAAGCTTGGAGCAGAGGTAACTGCATTTGATAAAAAGACAAAAGAGGAGCTAGGGGAAGAGGTTATAAACGAGTTTTCTAATGAAAATATTAGATTGGAATTAGGAGAAAATTATTTATCAGCATTACAAGGATTTGATGTGATATTTAAAACACCATCAATGAGAATAGATAGCGAAGCTTTAGTTAAAGCAAAACAAGCTGGAGCATATATAACATCTGAAATGGAAGAGTTTATAAAGTATTGTCCAGCTAAAATTTTTGGAGTAACAGGCAGTGATGGTAAAACAACTACAACTACACTAATATACAATATACTTAAAGAACAAGGATTCAAAACGTGGGTTGGAGGAAATATAGGTACACCTTTGTTTTCAAAAATACAAGAAGTTTCTAAAACTGATAAGGTAGTATTGGAATTATCAAGTTTTCAACTTATGACAATAGATGTTTCACCTGAAGTAGCAGTTATAACAAATTTAAGTCCAAATCATTTGGATATACACAAAGGAATGGAAGAATATATAGCTGCAAAGAAGAATATATTTACACATCAAAATAAAAATAACATTTTAATATTAAATAGAGATAATAAGATAACAAACGATATGGAAAGTGAAGCTTTAGGAAAATTATTCAAATTTAGTAGAAATGAAAAAATTGTAGATGGGGCATATTACAGTAACGAAGATGAAAATATATATCTATTTGGAGATAAAATCTGTAATAAAGAAGAGATTAAGATAAAGGGAATGGATAACGTAGAGAATTTTATGGCTGCATTTTGTGCTGTAAGCGAAGATGTTTCTAAAGAAAGCATGATAAATGTTGCAAAAAACTTTGCGGGAGTAGAACATAGACGTGAATTTGTTAGAGAATTGAATGGAGTAAGGTATTATAATGATTCAATAGCGTCAAGTCCTACAAGAACACTTTCTGGACTTAATGCTTATGGAAAACCAGTTATACTTATTGCAGGAGGATATGATAAGCACATTCCTTTTGAGCCACTTGCTGAGAATGGATATGACAAAATAAAAGTATTAATTTTAACAGGCAATACGAAATATAAAATAAAAGAAACTTTTGATAAAGTTCTTAAAGAAAAAAATATAGAATTACCTATAATAATAGTTGAGAACTTAGAAGATGCCGTAAGACAAGCAAAAAAGATAGGTGTAAATGGTGATATAGTAACTCTTTCACCAGCATGTGCAAGTTTTGATATGTTCCCTAATTTTGAAATTCGAGGAAATAAATTTAAAGATTTAGTAAACAACTTAGAGTAA